DNA from Streptomyces sp. NBC_01476:
GGAGGGCATCGACCCGTACCCCAGCGAGGAGGTGACCGCCCGCACCAAGGCCACCGACCACTGGATGACCGGTCTGTACGCGGCGGTCGGGGTGATCTGCGCGGCCTGCCTGGCCGGGCTCGCCCACCAGCCGCGCACCCCGCAGCTGCTGGCCGGCGGGCTGCTGGCGCTGGTCCTGCTGCTGCACGGCCGGAACCTCGGCAATGCCTGGCAGCGGCTCGCGCTGGTCCTGCCGGGCGCGCTGGGCGCGGTGCTGCTGACCGTGTGCGCGGCCCGGCAGCACGGCGCGGACGGACAGTTCGGCGCGGTCGCGGCACTGCTCGCGGTCGGTGTCGGGGTGACCGTCGTGTCCTGGACGGTGCCGGGCCGGCGGCTGCTGCCGTACTGGGGCCGGGCCGGTGACCTGCTGCAGTCCGCGGCGGCCATCGGGCTGCTGCCGTCGGTGCTGTGGGTGCTGGACGTGTACGCGGACCTGCGCGGGATCAAGGGCTGAGCGGCCGTGCAGACCAGACGCGATCAGGTCCAGGCACACCGCTTCGTCGTCTCCCGGCTGACCACGGGACTGCTGCGCACCGATCCGGACGCCCCGGAGAGCCCGAACAGCCGCACCAACCGCGGGATGGTGCTCGGCAGTGCCCTCGGGGTGGTGGTCGCGGTGGGCTTCCTGGTGTTCGGCTTCATCTCGCCGGGCGGCTCGACCGCCTGGCAGGACCCGAAGACGCTGATCGTCGAATCGGGCACCGGCAACCGGTACTTGTACGACGGCACGCTGCGGCCGATCCGCAACTACTCCTCGGCCCGGCTGATCGTGGGCGCCGACCTCAAGCCCCGTACGGTGCCGGCGAAGTCGCTCAACGGCACGGTGCACGGCAGTGCGGTGGGCATCGACGGCGCGCCCGACGCGCTGCCGCCGGCCCGCGACCTGGACACCGGCCCGTGGGAGGTGTGCGCGTCGACCCGGGCCACCGAGACCGGGGGCAGCGCGCCGGCCACCTCCCTGGTGGTGGACGGCGACAAGCCCGGGGCCGGCCTCGGCGGCGGGCAGGCACTGCTGGTCAGCGGCCCGGACGGCACGTACTACCTGCTGTGGCACGGCAACCGCTTCAAGCTGGCGTCCGGCACCGCGACCGCCGACGCGCTCGGCTACGGCACCGTCACGCCGCTGCCGGTGTCCGCGCCGTTCCTGGACGCGCTGCCGGCCAGCACCGACCTGGCGCCGCCGGACATGCCCGGGCAGGGCGAGCCGGGCCCGGTGCTGGACGGCCGGCCGACCCGGGTGGGCCAGGTGTTCGCGGTGGAGGCGCCGGGCTCGGCGAAGCAGTACTACCTGCTCCAGCGGGCCGGCCTGGTCCCGATCAGCACCACGCAGGCGGCGCTGGCGCTCAGTGCTCCCGACGAGCGGTCGAAGTCGTATGCCGGTTCCCCGCCGGTCGCGGTGCCGATCGCCGCCGACGCGCTCAACGGCCGCCTGGTGCGCGGAACGTCCGGCGCCGACACCGCACTGCCGGCCACCCCGCCGACCGTGCTGCCCGTTTCCGACGGACAGGCTGCCTGTATACGACTGGACACCAGCGGTGCCGGCACGGACGGCGACGCATCCTCGGACGGCGGTCTGATCAGCATCGCGCTGATGCCCGCGGCCGATGTCATCGACCCGGCGTCCGCCACCGCGAAGGCCCCGGCGTCGCCCGCGTGCCTGCCGGTGGACGCGGTGGTGGTGCCGCCGGACGGCGGCAGCCTGGTCCGGGCGCTCGACGCGGGCGGCACCCCGGTCGGCGCCACCACGTATCTGGTCACCGACGCCGGGGTGAAGTACCTGATCCCGTCCGCGACCGCGGCGAAGGCGCTCGGTTACGACCTCGACGCCGCCCGCGGCCTGCCCTCGCCGCTGCTGGCGATGGTCCCGACCGGGCCGGACCTCTCACCTGCGAACGCCGTACAGGGCCGGGCCGACAGCACCGGGACCCCCGGCTGCTCGTCCCCGGCCGCCCCGACTGCCGCTCTCCCGAAAAGTTGAGTACAGATGGTTCTCATTTCGCGGAAATCTCCCGGCAGCATTCTCACTTCGGTCGGCACATCCGTACCGACCGGAACTGATACACCGTCACATTTGTTCCCTTGCGAGCGCGTTGACAGCGGACTTACGCTGACGCGCGATTGCAATTCGAGCGCGTCACCAACCGTTGTCCCCCCGGTACGGAGTCGGCGCCCACCGGCGCTGCGTACCGGACGGCACGGGACCGGTGCCGCCTGCATTTGGGGAAGGACATCGGTATGAGCACCCCGTCAGGCAATCTTCAGCAGTCATCGACC
Protein-coding regions in this window:
- the eccB gene encoding type VII secretion protein EccB — translated: MQTRRDQVQAHRFVVSRLTTGLLRTDPDAPESPNSRTNRGMVLGSALGVVVAVGFLVFGFISPGGSTAWQDPKTLIVESGTGNRYLYDGTLRPIRNYSSARLIVGADLKPRTVPAKSLNGTVHGSAVGIDGAPDALPPARDLDTGPWEVCASTRATETGGSAPATSLVVDGDKPGAGLGGGQALLVSGPDGTYYLLWHGNRFKLASGTATADALGYGTVTPLPVSAPFLDALPASTDLAPPDMPGQGEPGPVLDGRPTRVGQVFAVEAPGSAKQYYLLQRAGLVPISTTQAALALSAPDERSKSYAGSPPVAVPIAADALNGRLVRGTSGADTALPATPPTVLPVSDGQAACIRLDTSGAGTDGDASSDGGLISIALMPAADVIDPASATAKAPASPACLPVDAVVVPPDGGSLVRALDAGGTPVGATTYLVTDAGVKYLIPSATAAKALGYDLDAARGLPSPLLAMVPTGPDLSPANAVQGRADSTGTPGCSSPAAPTAALPKS